The genomic interval GTAACCCAGGCTCTGGTTGTCCCGTATCCTCCATCCTTTATCACAAGCCAGAGCAAGGCCAGGGTCATTTCGTCAACCTTCTCCTCATCGTATTCCATGCCTTTGACCTCCGGAATATATTTTCAGAGTATCCCCGGCTTCAATGAGTGTTTTGTCAAATGTGTAGGTCTGACCCCTTTGAGTTCCGCTGCCAAGATTTTGCTAGGCATAGCTTCAAAACCCGGAAAAATTAAAGATGTGTCTTTTTTAAGGTTTCTTGAAAAATATCCAACAGAATATGTCCTTTATCGTAAAATATTTCCAAATCTGAGAACGTCATTTGGATATCTTCTGTGTGAGCAGCCGTGTCCCTATTGGTGATAATATTATTATAATAGGTCTCTTCTTTTTGATGCTCCTTTTTGCGTTCATTAAATTGATTTTTATACTCCGGGCCAAACAAATTCAACACATCGGCAAGCGCGCTGCTTTTCCTTCCCCGAATAACTGAGGATGAGCAAGCTTTAAAGAAACTTACTAATGGAGCATCCTCGTCCTTGAGAGAACTAACACGCTGTTCGATAATACAACAAATTTCTTTTTCAAATGCTGCACACAATAGAACCAAAAGAGCTCTTGTTAAGAGTGATTCTACTTCAGTCCCGTTAATCTCAGCTTTCGCGATATGCTCTTTGCACATCTCCACCATCTGGTCAATTTTTTGTATTCTCATCTCATTCAAACAAAATTGATTCTGCGCGTGCAAAACGCAGGCCAATTCGCTCTTTATCTGTTGTACTTTCTCTGGTAGCTTTTTCAAAATCAGGATCTCTCTTTAGCCCTTCATAGCGAGAATTTAAATTTGAAGGGATTGCATCAAGGTGATTGGAAACCGTTGACATTACAGCATCAAAAACAGCGGCGTTTAAACCCGCGCGAATGTGGAAAGGCTTATCACCTAAGTATTTCAAAATAGTGTCACATGTTCGGCAGAAGAGGACTCTTGTCGAGTTTCTCACCTCATCAGATGGGTTCCTATTCTTTCTCATATATTTTGAGAGGAAATCTTTTAATGGTTTTTCGTATGCCTCTAAATTTCGCATAGCAAAAAACCGCAACAATAATTCTATATCCCTTTTCCGTGTATCTGGATCAGGCTTTCCGAGAATTCTTCGCCATTTTTCATAATGGTTTAGCTCATCCAAAAAAGAAACAAAACTGCCGTTATAGACACAGTTGCGTACTTCTTGGTTTGTAAGTAAAGTACCTCCGGTATTCAGCCTTTCAAAAATGTGATACATGCTTGTATCATCATCAGGATCAATTTGTTGAACTATAAATGAACGAAGCACTTTATTTTTTAGTTTGCGCTGATCCTCATCTTCCATATCTTTATATGTTTTCCTGAAGAAACAG from Syntrophales bacterium carries:
- a CDS encoding DUF262 domain-containing protein, coding for MEITSESNGRLEYERATAIEADILLEPIKAEDEDYESAPPDFNIVTFPADYTLEVLYSKWKSGEINIPSFQRSFVWKQAQASKLIESFLVGLPVPAIFLYNETKSQQLFVIDGQQRLKSIFYFFEGYFGEPEDDKRKIFLLTGLNQKSCFFRKTYKDMEDEDQRKLKNKVLRSFIVQQIDPDDDTSMYHIFERLNTGGTLLTNQEVRNCVYNGSFVSFLDELNHYEKWRRILGKPDPDTRKRDIELLLRFFAMRNLEAYEKPLKDFLSKYMRKNRNPSDEVRNSTRVLFCRTCDTILKYLGDKPFHIRAGLNAAVFDAVMSTVSNHLDAIPSNLNSRYEGLKRDPDFEKATRESTTDKERIGLRFARAESILFE
- a CDS encoding HEPN domain-containing protein; the encoded protein is MRIQKIDQMVEMCKEHIAKAEINGTEVESLLTRALLVLLCAAFEKEICCIIEQRVSSLKDEDAPLVSFFKACSSSVIRGRKSSALADVLNLFGPEYKNQFNERKKEHQKEETYYNNIITNRDTAAHTEDIQMTFSDLEIFYDKGHILLDIFQETLKKTHL